Below is a window of Desmonostoc muscorum LEGE 12446 DNA.
CCGGAAATCTTTTTTGTTGTTTATCGTTTGGTTGTGTATCAGTATAGTTGTTCAATTGAAAATGGTTCATTATAGTATTAAATAATTCTGTTGAACGCTGAGTTTTTTATTTAGGGCGATTGCTCTTTCATTTAAAAGCGATCGCCATCAGAATTGGAGCATTTACTAAGTTGATTTTGAAGAGTCTTGCTCGCTTATAAGTTTTACTTGTTCGATGTTTAAATTAAGTAATTGAGCAACTTTTTCCATTGACATACCAGAAGCTAAGAACCGAGTAATAAGTTCACATTTTGCTTCTTTTATTCCTTCTTGTCGTCCTTCTTCTTTAGCTTCTTGATAAAACCTAGTTACTTCTAAATTAATTCCGAACATGGCCTCTACCTCCTCACTACTTAAGTTGGCAAATTTATCAACAGCGATTGTTGTAATTACTCAGATGCAAGCCTTACTTGTTCGATGGTTAAATTAAGTAACTGGGCAACATTTTCTATCGACATACCAGAAGCTAATAGCTGAGGTACAAGTTCAAGTTTTAGTTCTTCTCGCCCCTCTTCTCGTCCTTCTTCTCTTCCTTCTTCTCTTCCTTGTTCTCGCCCTATTTCTACTCCTTGTTCTAGTCCCTCTTGTTTAGCTTCTTGATAAACCCTAGTTTCTTCTAACTTAACTCCTAACATGGCCTCTACCTCTTCACGACTTAAGTTGGCAAATTTATAAACAGCAATTGTTGTGATTACATCTATTATGTCTTCCTTAGCCAAAACAGTGATCTGTTCTTGTTGTACCCGTTCAATTAAACGTTTCGCTTGTTCCACCATTTGAGTTTCCGAAGCGATAGTTAACTGCATCAAACTGATACCAATTCTTTGCTCATCAGAATTACCTAACTCATCCAAATAAATCCTTTGTACTTGCGAACTGTTCAGTAGTGACCTGTGAATAGTAGTCTTTTCTGGTTCTAAGCTGCGAGACTGTAAAATAATTACACCGTACCAATCATCATAAAGTGTTGGGTTGCGATACATATACAGCATCGATTCCGAGAAAAAGCGATGGTACAGTAACTCATCTTTTTGGAATTGCACCTCAGCAAAAAAGATAATTTGAGATGTTGCATCAGGTGGAGGTAAAAATACTCCATCAATCCGAAATGTTGGTTCTTTAACTTCAACTGATTCAAAGCGATAGTTAGCAGCTTCGGCTGGTGGCTGTTCTACTAACTCGAAAAGTAACCCTGGAACACGCTTGAAAAGCGTATAAAAAATCGCATCACGTCTCACAAATACATTCCCATAACTCTACGCGATCGCTTAAGAATAATTCAGTAGTCAG
It encodes the following:
- a CDS encoding Rpn family recombination-promoting nuclease/putative transposase, translated to MRRDAIFYTLFKRVPGLLFELVEQPPAEAANYRFESVEVKEPTFRIDGVFLPPPDATSQIIFFAEVQFQKDELLYHRFFSESMLYMYRNPTLYDDWYGVIILQSRSLEPEKTTIHRSLLNSSQVQRIYLDELGNSDEQRIGISLMQLTIASETQMVEQAKRLIERVQQEQITVLAKEDIIDVITTIAVYKFANLSREEVEAMLGVKLEETRVYQEAKQEGLEQGVEIGREQGREEGREEGREEGREELKLELVPQLLASGMSIENVAQLLNLTIEQVRLASE
- a CDS encoding aspartate aminotransferase, which codes for MFGINLEVTRFYQEAKEEGRQEGIKEAKCELITRFLASGMSMEKVAQLLNLNIEQVKLISEQDSSKST